The DNA sequence AAAAGGCGTGGTGTGAGAACACATCAACCAGCTCGAACTGAGGGTGAGCCAGTCACGTGTTGATCCATATGGACAGATACATCAATCAATAGGGAGCCATGAGGTTAGACGGCACTCTCTGCCTTGCATAAATGCCCCTCAGGTGGGCCAACCCATGATTAGCTTCACTGAGAGCATCTCCGCAATGGTGTCGCAGAGGCACTGTCAAGGTGATATCCCAGATCTGGAAAAGTTTTGGCAAGATGCAGTTGAATCTCTTTGGTGATGGCAAAACTAATCACTGCCAACCGTGGTTGTCCCTGGTGGACAGCCTGCTTGGACAGGATGCGCTGGGCCATGACTGGCCTCACTGTCAACTGTAGACATTTCTGCCTTGAATGCGTTGACAACCAGTTAATTATAATCTTTTGGTTAAAGCTAGGTTTCTTCTCAAAGTCATATCAATGGATCTTGTTAACCAGTGGATTTACCATTTACCATGATGGTTCCATGATTGTTGCCCAGTAACCACCCTACAGTACTAGGACCAGATGGCTGCCATTCAATCATCTGTCATGGAGGAAAGCCACAGGGAGCTCATAACCTGGCCTACAGGGAGGCAGGATACCCAACAATTATTGCAACATGCCACTGTATGAGGAGTGTTTCCTCATAGACATGGCTTAGAGCCGTTCCAGGAGGTATGTGCTGTTACTGCTGCCTGGGCAACCCTGTACACCTTCTCTGGGTTCTGCAAGGTTAACATCATCACTCTGAACACCTTTCCAGTCAGTCCTAAGTCGCACTGGTTCCTCATGACATTGTGTCATGTTATCTAGGTGAATCTCACCATAGCTGGCATTTCAGAGTGGTCACATAGAATATGTTAGATAACCAGTACAGTTCCCTGTTTTTGAGAACAAGCGAAGATTCAGCAGGAACTTGGCAAGATGCTCCAGGGAAAGATGGTAATGTAGGATTTATTCTAAATactgcaaaatattttgtttcaagCAAAGTCTTAtgtatgcacacactcacaaggTATACAGGTGTTTCTCATGGGCCATGAGTTATCTAGGGTTCACAGAACCCTAGATTCTTACCTATGCAGGACATTTACCTACCATGTAACTACCAtgctatttcccaaaatataaacaaatactttaaaccacagtgaccctgacaaggataatgctcttactgaagatgaataaatgtggAATGAGCATGCTGCTGTGTCCAATACACTCTCATTTTAATCAGTGCAGACTTTCTTTGTAACAAACTTCGTATCCGACCACATTCTCCCAACCACTGCTGCAAGATCCCATTCCTAATGCACACCTCAAATATACGTTATATCCCTGGAACAATTAGCATCTTGCAAAAAACCTGAAGTCACATAACATTATAAAGTAATCTCAGACACACTTGCCAACGTGGCATCCAGCACTGTATGATATCCTTTTAatctataaatatgaacaaaacactGCAACTAAAAACTGTAGTGGCAGCCATGTTACAGCCTTATGAGGTATAAATGGCATTATAAATCAAATGATGGCACTAGAATCAAATGTGTAATGATTTTTAGCATGCATCTATTATTAGATTTTCAGTTATTAGCAgtagaaaactaaaaaaaaaaaaaaaaaaaaaaaaaaaaaaaaaaaaaacaagcacaattTGGACTACAAATCTGTCCTGGCTTATGACGACATTTTATAGGAAATTCTGAGATAACCTGAGGTAAGTGGAAAATCACTGCAGATTCAATGTCTCTAAGGCCCTCTAATGGCAGCTACTTTCCCCATAAGCATTTACATATTTGGTACTGTGTCTAATGTGGAGTTTCTTTGAGGAATTAcacaatttttatatttcttctgGCAAAATTCATGTACAATTAAAAACGTTAATCaataagcaaaagaaaaattaattgtATGATAAGTCAAACCAGGACACAGCCTCAGGTTTTTTATTTCTGGAAAGACCAGATCTAcatacaaaacaataataaaaggtacaaaaaatgtattaaatatgacTTCAGATAATCTGTGTAGATACGGTATGTACAATAATTGCAAATATAGTGGAGACAAAACTAGAAACGGCTGCAAGTATCTAAATATAATACACTTACATAAAGAGAGGCGAATATCCTCTGGGGTTGATATAAAACAGGAGGATGCTATACTGCTGGTTCTATTTACAGGTCGAGTCGCCCTACACTGACCTCTCTATAGATAAATCATCCTGATCTGATTTGCCATGCTGCCGCTCGTCCCATCCTGCAGCAAAAATAACCATCAGAAAGTGTTTCTTGGCTATCCATGAGGAGCCTCGGCTGAACGAACCctcctaaaaaaagaaaaccagacTGAAGTCATAACTGCTGTAAATAAGACCTTTGCAGAAACAGGAGCCAAATGCAATTAGgctattttgtaataaaaatctTTCTGGCACATTTCCTCAGAAATGTTTTGTGAAATACAAATGTCTTGACATCAAAAATATAGTgttattttgtctgtttgttttcttagtTTACAAAAATTGAGATTGTCAGATTTAGCTTGCTTACTGTTTGAAAGCAAACAGCTGTTGGTCCCAAACTGCAGTCAgacaagtttctttttttcaagtttgttttgatgcccaaaaaaaaaaaaaaaaaaaaaaaaaaaaaaaaaaaaaaaaacaccacaacctTGAGACATTAACAATTATGACTTCAGATAAGAAGTGAAAACTCTTAACTCAATGctgcgttaaaaaaaaataaatagaaaataaaataaaacaaaaataaaaaacccacaACAGTTGATGGAGCATACTTTTACAAGTTCCTCGTAGATGGCACAGGCAGGAAAAAAACTCGGATAGAAATCATGCTGCAGAGAAATTCTAAGCAAAAAGCAAAAGCATGCCAGGTAGTCGATGAATGTTGTAGGGGGGAACACGAGTGAATTATTAAGAGAAAAACACTTGGGCTTCGCAGGGTCCCTTTGTAGGCATCCCTAAAAATTCAAGCAGGCTGAAGAAGTGTGAATGCACCACTTCCATGTCTGTTTCTCACTCCACTGTCCAATCTGAGGTATCAagctcaattaaaaaaaaaaaaaaaaaaaaaaaaactctgagatAGAGCCTCATGTCATTGCTTTCCCAGGTAAGTCCTCGAAACACGATCTTATCGCAGAAGTTTTCGGTTCAAGATCTCCCACACCATCCGCCTCCTGAAATACGGCATGTGTTTCTGCAAGAAAGTAAAACATCAACATGTCGGAAAAGGTCTAACAAAGATAATTGATTTTTCCACGCACTTCAGAAGCCTCACTGAGCAGGCCTACCTGTGTAAATGTGATCGGTTTGTCTTTGGTGATGTATTCAGCATACTTGCATGTAAACATCCCACAGTCGCTGCCATTCATTTGCTGAGGAATCTCCtgaagggttaaaaaaaaacaaaaaaaacaattccgTAACCTTTTTAATGTTGGTCTGAATAGTGTATCAGCAAATACACATCTAACAGTGTGTGGTTTATACTGCCAAAGAATATGTTTACATATGAAGTAAATTATTGATTTTGGCTTTGAGATCTGAAGGACAGCATTATAAAAGCAAACCGCAGGTATTAACTGCCAGTACTCCACTACAATGTGGAAGGGAAACATGAAAAGAATGACAAGCAAGTTGGGGCTTTAACTCTAATAGAAGAATCACAGAATCACATAGTTTAAATGCCTTTCTTATTCTCTTTCTCAAAAATGTAACCATCAGCAGATTAATTGTTTGGctttaatatgtatataaagtatttttgcattatttttcataatgaTATGGGCTTCAAAATCCCATGCGAGACTGCTCAACTCACGTTGCGTTTTTTACTATGAAGGATCCAGTCTGAGGTATCAAATTCTTGCTTCTTTTTGTCTTCACTTTCTTGCTTCAAATAATTTCTGTGGGATTGAAGTATAccatttatttccacataaaAAGTCCAGACTGCAAATTTATAGCTTGCATAGATTAAACATATAAAAGCAAAGGTTTTGGGTGGAATGAGCCATTGGCTGCATCCCCAGTTCCTTTTCTCACTCTGGAAAAGCGCTTACAGCAAAATCCGACACGCCTCGTCATTGTTCCCGCCCATGGAATCAAAATACGTGATGGTCTTTTTGCGGAAATCCACTACCTGACAGGgatgagagggagggagaagaaACATGGCttaaaaccacagaaaaaacTAAGCTTCACTTTGAAACCATTCATGTAAACAGTAATGCtacaaacaaaagaatgaagaaaagaaaaaagaaaagaaaaaaaaaaaaaaaacagtgaacaaATCAAGAGTTGCTATACCACAAACCAGTCCAGCAGCAGTgcaaattttaataattatacataGTCAGTGTAATTTACTTCCACACCTTTAAACAACTCtttgtcttcattttgtctGAATTCGAGACACGCACAGCCACTAAGGTTTAGCGCATCGTGGCTGACCGTGATGCCTGATTTATGACTGATGCCTCTGCACTGGTGCACTGTCAAAACCACATAATTCATACAACTTCATGTGTCTATATGGTGGGGTTAGGAAAAACTGACCGGACTAATCAGGGTTTAGGAATAACATCTAATCtgaaggagaaaaataaaaaccatgCTACACAAGGGAACGTTATTGAATATAAAtcaataactataaatgaataaatgattataaatgaaTATGCCTGAACTGAAAAGCAGATTCTCGGTGAAGGCAGACACTTTTCATATGCCTTGCTGTGTGACTTACAGCGAGACACCAGTGCACTCCTAGGTGGACGGGCACCAAGATAATGTCCACAGAGAAGATGTCCACCTTCTTGGTCCAGCGCCGTACAGTTGAGTATCCTGAGCTGCGCAGCttgggaaagaaaaaagtgttgAAGGTGTAGACAGAGGGCAGGTGGGGTGACTTGCTCCGCTCCACCAGCATGTTCATGTAGAAGTTTATCACCTGCAGATGAAGAGGTGGATCCGTGTTCTTGAATATGTTTCAATTCCTTTGCACTACTATGCCAATAAAATTGCACTACGATTGTACTATTATTGAGCTTCTCTCAGCTATTGGCTATAATATTACaccggcaaaaaaaaaaaaaaaaaaaaaaaaaaaaagggaacgaCTGCAAGAAAtagccattttaaaaaaaattacttaaagcATTGGTCACATTTTCACTGatacaaaatacaatacaaatgcaACATCAAATATGGCTGGAATAGTGTTATTCAATTCTTGCCAATGCAAGTGGCCTCAAGATTGTGATGAGGGTTTGATGAGTATGTTGCTGTCACACTGACCTCATCGTTGAGCCAGTTGAGGTGGCTGAGGGTCTGCAGGTCCTTCCTGGTGATGGTAAGGCGGAATCCCTCACTGAGCACGTCGTCCTGACTTCCACCTCTTAGTGCCCGGTTCACCTCATTTTGCATGGCCtgcatgccacacacacacaatttcagaATGCCTTGTAATAGTGCACCATAACACTCATCACACCCATAATCTAGGACAGGGGTCATCAATCCCAGTCTGGCAAATTTGTCAATTTTGCTGCTTAAGGACACTTAATTTAACTCACTACTTAACCACGTGgtttaatatgtgtgtgaaagcagtAGAATCACCAAACTGCACTGCAAGCCTTGCCCTCCAGGACTGGAGTTAGACATCTAATCTAGAACTGGCTGCATTGTTTTGATGTGGAAagtcataaaaaaaagtaagaccCTATACTCTGTGATATGGTGATTTGATTATTCTGATATAGTTGATAGATCTTTGGCTGTTTAACCAAGGAGTTCTGTAGAAGAGAGCATGCGGTTTCTTTTTACCTCTGTCAACTCAGGGAATTCCTGTTCCTCTGCTTCAGGCTCTGCTTCCTCGACAACAGGCGTCACAGGAACCTCCTTTTCTAGAGGGACTCGCACCCGCAGCTCCACACTTCTTAAATCAGCTCTACCCTCGCCGGAAAGGCGCTAATTCATTACCcgcacacacaaaacaaggTAGAGAGAGTtagaaaagaaagatggagcAAACACATTGAGAGAAGTACATGTAGGAGGGGTTGCTAGCTCACCTGATGCTGAAGCTGAGATGCCAGAGCCTCTTGCTTCTCTATTAGCCTCCGTCTCTCCCGAGCACGGGCGTCATAAAGGCTTGTCCTGCATGCACACAGGTAGGGCATAAATGTAAGCTAATGTTATGATAACTATATTACCAGTTAACATAGCTCAAGAAAGAAACATATTAGAAGAAACGTGATATGAAAAGTGCTCACAGTTCTTTGATCCACAGCTCGGCTTGGAAACATGGTACGCTGCAAAGACGGAGGAAGGAAACTCATTAACTTCCTAAAATTAATAAGACTTGCCAAGTCAGGGATTGTATACAGTAGTTTCACTGTTTTGGGGAAAGCTCATCTGGCTGCTACATGCACTAAAGAGGAAGACAGTACATGTGACAACTTGTGTGTATTTGATATACCCTTTCCCCAAGAAATAGAGTTACCAGATAATTAAGCCCATCTATACATATATGAAACATTGTCTACAAATGGAGAGTATGCTGAATAAATTTTCAAGAGAGAATTCCCATTAACAGCATAACCTAAGCACCATAACTGAGTAATAAGCACTATTTACCAAGAGGTTAGGTAATGTTGAGTAAGGAATTTGACTAGCTAATTGAGGCAGGATAAAGGTTCTGTGCAATTTGCCTAAATTTTCATATTTAGACCAAATGAGCAGGCCAGCATTACACAACAGGCTAAATAACCTCTTGGTGCATGGCTGGATCTATCGTAGTTTCTCATGAATTATTACTTTTCAGACTTGTAAAATCTATAAATGTTATCGATTTGTACTGGATTAAATTCACACATCATGTTGGTAAATACTTCataatattaaatcaaataCAGTACTTACCAAAAATTGTATGCTTGTATCAAAATCAATGCTTTATGTGTCTCAAAGACTTAAATGTCAAGAAATCAGCTTGATAATCTTTACCTGGAGCCCTCTGGTCTCTTGCCATGTTGCTCCTTTACAAAAATGACAGAATCCCCATCATGAGCTGTGAATGGAAAACCACAGAAGATAAATCAAGCGGCCAATTCTTACAATGTCTACATGCTAAATAGCATGTATACCAAGCTATACACAGAGCAAGCATGTaccaatattaatttcttataatGCCTAGCCAATTATCACGGTTTACTACATACAACATAACACTGTGTTGACAGGCACTGTATATAAAGCTCTGTGCACGTGATTGCATCATGGATGGCTGCTTCAGTGTGTTGCTCCTACACACCAAGACAAATTACTTAGCAAAATAAACAGATTCTGAATCACTCACCAGCTTTCCTTTTACAATGATTAGCTCCATCACAGAGCGAGCTGTCTATCACTAGTTAGTTAGCCATGTTAGTCATGTGACACATGATCTGGTTGTTATGTGAGAGTGTTATGTCATACCAACAGAATGCATCAGGTAGTGACGAAATTTTAGTAATCAGTGATAATACTGCAAAATCATAGCATATTACATAAATGTCACTGGCACATGCCTTATCTAGAgtaaatgttttacttttttacttttatgaaaGCTAAAAATACCAGAGTGCACACCAGAAGACTGTGTGTCCTGAGAAGAAGTATCTTGAAGAGCCGCCGGGGAGGGCACTGACCGCTCGGCTAACACTGTTTTTCTTGCGACGTATTTGCCATCTGAATCAGGATCCCAGGACTGTGTTTCAGGCCCGTTGGAGAGTGCAGAAGGGCTGTGCATTGCGCTCGAGGTCTGGGGACTAGGAGACAGGCTGGATAAACCGAGAGAGGACTCTCCCGCTCCTGAGCCTTCTGGCGAGGCACACTGCAGCAGCCTGCGATTCGAAGTCAGGAAACTGGAACTGCAAAATGGAATTCCACTAAATATACACAGTGCTGCATAATTATGTAGTAACAACAGAGGGCAAAtacttatacactcacaaatCCCGATGTGATCGGATCCCTGGGTTAGAAGTGCTGTCATGGAAGAATGATGACTGGCCGCCGGACACCATGGCTAGTAACCGCCTGTacacctccttctcctcctcacGTACTGACTGaaaatcagtgagagagagagagagagagagagagagagagagagaaaacacttgCAAGATAAGAACATCAACAGCATACAATGATGCATACAAGCAGCCACTTAGTTTTAGCATGACTAGATCAGAAAGAGTCAGACCTCTTGTGCTGTGCAGTGAGTTCTGCCTCTCCAGTGACGGCCGGAGGAGCCGGGGGAAGGATTCTGCACTACTCGAATGGGAAAGGTTTTCTCATACATGCTGGTGTAAGACGTGCTCCCTGTGCTTGGCCCAGGTGTCGAAAATCgactgaggaaaaaaagttGTGCGCTGTTACATTTATGTATACAAAGACAAATCTATATTTGATATCTCAGAAACCATAATCTATTTAAccaattattaaatgaaaattactTGTTAAGTCTTAGTATGACTGAATATATACTGCATTAATGGCTGCTAAGAAAGCAAATCTAAAACACCGGTTTGAGCCACGTTGTATTTCTGACTTTAGAAATATCGTACTACTAGAACATTCCTTCTAGAGCAAGAattattaaagcaaaatgtaGTATGACATCTGCTTGGCTGCAACAACTGCACACATGGTTTCCTTTCGTAAGATATGAAAAGATAACACTTCGCCATGTGTCACTTATTTTAAGTTATGATTTACCTGAGGtttcattttgatttaaaaaaaaaaataataataatcctatttctccttttctgttCCTTTTTCTACTATATCAGAACACAGTCTCTTTGCAGTCTTTTAACTTGTATatcataaaacagaatatatgGCATATGGCAAAGTCATTatcaatacaatacacaccTTGGTGATCTTTGTGCTCTGATGTAAATAGGACGGCCGAGTCGTGGAGATGGGCAAGGTTTAGAAGTGCAGGTAGTAACTGGGTGGCCATTGGTTTTGTGCGTCTCATGGAGTGGAAGGCTTGTGTGTACATGTCGTCTGCTGACCTTCGATATAGTCACTGACTGCTCGGTTCTTAAAGAGTCTATAAGAAGaaatctattaaaaatattgtaaagaGAGATACACAGGCACGAAGGAAAGCTGGAGAAGACATTTGTCTTGTCACCTGATTTAATGATAGTCTTCCATTCAAAAGCTGTTACTGGAGCAACGAATGTGTCCTTGTGCGTTTCATGTGGTCTTTCAATTAACTGagagggaaaaacaggaaatataacTTTAACAACTTATATAGAGAGTGTGGAGCAGAAGCTTTAGACTTAAGTCCaacttatttaaattaaattcttgTCTCAAGTAGACCATAAACACTAGTAATTGATTTCTACACTTTTAATTATGCTTAACCTTCAGTTTGACCATCTTCCTTCTTTAGCCTGTAATTTTCTAAGTGTTTAAAGCAAAGAGCACAACAGTTGTCACTGCAGAATATAAAGTTAGCACACAAAAATGCAACATTGCATAATCTTCACATTCTCTGTACATTAGGTCTCAACGTGGTGTCTACGAACAGTGCAGCACCTTGCTTTCAGTCCAGACAGATCCCGATGAATTGGCTGCATCAGGTGATGGTATGTGAGTTTGAGGTGGGCCAGGGGAAGCAGGTAGCATGTTCCTCAAGGTTGGACTAACGCTGTTGCGCATCCACAAAGCAACAGTGGAGCCATGGGTCTTCATCCCTTCAGCAGCATTCTTCATTGTGTCCATAATATCTCCTAAGACACATAACCAATGGGACTATGCATCAAAGTGTGGTTAAACATCGTGAACTGCATGTCCAGGCTGAATGGCATAAAGGCTTACCCATTCTAAACTTCTTAACAGCTCTGTCCTCTTCATGATTAATGGCATCCCCATCTTCcaaactgtcaaaaaaaaaaaaaaaacagaaggtttGCGTACGTTACAGGTTGTGTAACACTGGGCAAAGATGGCCACAAGATTCTTTCAAGCAATTAGATTAAGATTTGACCGTGATGCACAAGACcacaggttcccagccctggtcctggagaaccccttGAGTTTTCCCTGCTCCAGCACACCCACTTCGACTCAGCAagagctgttaattagctgattatttGAATCAGGAGTGTCGGGAGCAGGGAAAACGTGCCAGACGGTGTACTCCTGGACCAGAGTTGGAAAACGCTGCACTAGACACATGCTTGTGTTGAAGTGGATAGAGAAGCTGACTGGACTGGTCAGAACAAAAATTCTGTCACAGAGACGTACCACTGCGAGTCAACTGATATCACCTGGATGACTCCATACCTTCGTAGATCATTTTACAAGCTAGACCTACCATACATGTACAGTCATCAGTAACTGATCAGATTGCCTCACACCAGCCCTTCACTCTGTTCATCAGTGTAAAGGCATGATCATAGGACCAGCAGTGACCAGATATTACTTGGATATTACTTGGACATTCTCAGCACAGCCGTGACTCTGACAGGGTAGTATGTGGGGCTGGTACGGGACGGTGAGTACACTTTCTGAGACTAAAGCACATCTTCACCTTTCCTGTCCTAATAGACTTAATTAGGTTTTGCAGCccagaaaaaaaaggtgtttaaaTCCGCCACACATTACCATGTCATTGCTGAAAATAATATTCCCCCACTCAAATGATACGGGATCCCCTGATGGTCCATTGTCAGTGATGATGTGAGAAGGAGGGATGATAAGCTGAACAGAGGTACAGACAGTAACTATTAACTTACAGTGTATTGCTGCACCTGTGTGTTGAACCACGTGTTTGGATGTCTGATTGCTTTTCCAAGTTATTTCCGCCCACTTTTCAAGCTTCGCGCCTTACTGCCCAGCCCAAAAGCAGTCAAACATGCTCTTAACCctaactttttttctctctactgCTCTTCCCCTGATAAGATGTAAATCTAGACAGTAATTCTGACCCTCTCACCTCTGTAATGGTCTTTTCCTCTGTGAAGGAGCGTCTTGTTGAACTCGGACGGTGTCGGATGGATCTCCAGCAGCCGGCACTCCATTGCGCAGAGTTGCTATTCCACTTTCAATCCATTCGTAGAATTTATTGAACATGTTGAAGCTCGTTAGAGGAAACTCCTAAAGCCACACAAGTCAAATTACATTTAACGTCAACGAGCTCCTGCATTCGTGTAACTCCCGCCCGCCGTGCGCATGCTAGTAGCCAGAGTTACCACATGCTAACTAGCTTTGTTAGCTGACTAGCCTAATCCCCATTTCCAGTAAACgcacctagctagctagctaacctaagCCAAGCTTAACCCCTCGACAACtacctagctaactagctacttAGCTTGCGATGCTAATACTAGCGATAAGTGACGAACAGATATATTTCGTCTATCTCAACTACCCCAAAACAGTCTTCTGCGTGTGTCAGTATTTgtggctaattttttttaactgagttGAAAGCCGGAAGAAATAGTCTGAATGAAAAAGCGCACATAAACTTATTTTGCACGATAACCTCTCCCGCTTCTTCCTCATTTAAAACCACAACATGGCCGAAAGCCGCGTCTCAACATCAAGCGTTTTCATTGGATTAGCTCCGGTGACGTACGGCGCGCGCGTGCAGTATTCTGCAACGTGATTCGCCCAATCAACAGCGAACCCGCTGTGTTACGTCATAGTCTCTcacttaaaacatttaattaaaggaGGTGATTATGGTAATCATGTCTTGTCTCCAGATAGCATCATGGCACCCCGTATAAAtgtagaatataaaaaaaaaaaacctccactgatttggatttttaaaaaggaaCATTGGCTTTTGTTTTGTACAATCTTTAATGTTAACGAAAAGTAAAAATGGCTGTtatcttctttaaaaaatgagaaaatatgatTTATTGTTAAGTACCTATTACCCAGACACCTATTTTCTTCTTTCCCCTTTtcttaaaatacattaattatgtatttatttaatttaactttggcccttaatttaaatttttgacCCTTATTGTGGAATTAAGGTGCTTAGTTACTTGTCTGCCTGTGGGAACACTGTTCTTGattgtatattataatataatatttctatctcgttaaaaaaaaagcttcagctCCTTTATGAAACAGTAACACTTAAaccaaataatttacatttaactctattgtcattgtgcagagtacaagtacagagccaatgaaacaCAGttttttgcatatcccagcttgctaggaagctggggtcagagcacagggtcagccatgatacagcacccctggagcagatgtgtttaagggccttgctcaagtgcccaacagcAGTAGTTTGACCCCTCCTACCTTCCAGTCGGTAACCCAGAGCTTTAACTGTTCAGCCACTACTGCCACTAAAGCTCTTGCATCTGCCGAAACAGGGACTTGAATCCTGGACCCTCAGATTAAAAGTCTGAtgctctaccaactgagctatctGGGCTCATGATAGTAAGATACTGATAGtaactgagctcaggattgaactagcgatcctggagctgtgataaTTTAAGCTTTTTTCAATCAGTAATCAGTATCCTTGTCAGTGTTGTtttgaatccagagcctatttcAGGAACACTGATCATGAATAAACTATAGcactataataaattataatagtttctaacaaaacattatttaaatcaaACAGACCACTGCAACTGTTATGTAATAAAATTGTGTTCAAAGCATGAATTAAAGTAAGCTACCACTTTTCAGGTCCTTTAAGAAAAAACTGGGAAAAAATTAGGTGTCTTTCGTAgtctacaaaaacaacaacaaaaaagctcTATTGTTTCATAca is a window from the Pangasianodon hypophthalmus isolate fPanHyp1 chromosome 16, fPanHyp1.pri, whole genome shotgun sequence genome containing:
- the senp1 gene encoding sentrin-specific protease 1 isoform X1, whose translation is MFNKFYEWIESGIATLRNGVPAAGDPSDTVRVQQDAPSQRKRPLQSLEDGDAINHEEDRAVKKFRMGDIMDTMKNAAEGMKTHGSTVALWMRNSVSPTLRNMLPASPGPPQTHIPSPDAANSSGSVWTESKLIERPHETHKDTFVAPVTAFEWKTIIKSDSLRTEQSVTISKVSRRHVHTSLPLHETHKTNGHPVTTCTSKPCPSPRLGRPIYIRAQRSPSRFSTPGPSTGSTSYTSMYEKTFPIRVVQNPSPGSSGRHWRGRTHCTAQESVREEEKEVYRRLLAMVSGGQSSFFHDSTSNPGIRSHRDFSSFLTSNRRLLQCASPEGSGAGESSLGLSSLSPSPQTSSAMHSPSALSNGPETQSWDPDSDGKYVARKTVLAERSVPSPAALQDTSSQDTQSSGVHSAHDGDSVIFVKEQHGKRPEGSSVPCFQAELWIKELTSLYDARARERRRLIEKQEALASQLQHQRLSGEGRADLRSVELRVRVPLEKEVPVTPVVEEAEPEAEEQEFPELTEAMQNEVNRALRGGSQDDVLSEGFRLTITRKDLQTLSHLNWLNDEVINFYMNMLVERSKSPHLPSVYTFNTFFFPKLRSSGYSTVRRWTKKVDIFSVDIILVPVHLGVHWCLAVVDFRKKTITYFDSMGGNNDEACRILLNYLKQESEDKKKQEFDTSDWILHSKKRNEIPQQMNGSDCGMFTCKYAEYITKDKPITFTQKHMPYFRRRMVWEILNRKLLR
- the senp1 gene encoding sentrin-specific protease 1 isoform X2 translates to MFNKFYEWIESGIATLRNGVPAAGDPSDTVRVQQDAPSQRKRPLQSLEDGDAINHEEDRAVKKFRMGDIMDTMKNAAEGMKTHGSTVALWMRNSVSPTLRNMLPASPGPPQTHIPSPDAANSSGSVWTESKLIERPHETHKDTFVAPVTAFEWKTIIKSDSLRTEQSVTISKVSRRHVHTSLPLHETHKTNGHPVTTCTSKPCPSPRLGRPIYIRAQRSPSRFSTPGPSTGSTSYTSMYEKTFPIRVVQNPSPGSSGRHWRGRTHCTAQESVREEEKEVYRRLLAMVSGGQSSFFHDSTSNPGIRSHRDFSSFLTSNRRLLQCASPEGSGAGESSLGLSSLSPSPQTSSAMHSPSALSNGPETQSWDPDSDGKYVARKTVLAERSVPSPAALQDTSSQDTQSSAHDGDSVIFVKEQHGKRPEGSSVPCFQAELWIKELTSLYDARARERRRLIEKQEALASQLQHQRLSGEGRADLRSVELRVRVPLEKEVPVTPVVEEAEPEAEEQEFPELTEAMQNEVNRALRGGSQDDVLSEGFRLTITRKDLQTLSHLNWLNDEVINFYMNMLVERSKSPHLPSVYTFNTFFFPKLRSSGYSTVRRWTKKVDIFSVDIILVPVHLGVHWCLAVVDFRKKTITYFDSMGGNNDEACRILLNYLKQESEDKKKQEFDTSDWILHSKKRNEIPQQMNGSDCGMFTCKYAEYITKDKPITFTQKHMPYFRRRMVWEILNRKLLR